GAGGATTACCTGATCTTCCGCGCCGGCTGAAAAAAGGAGTGTGTATGAAGGTGGGAACCCCGCTGGTGGCAAGCCTGGTGCTGCTGGCGCTGAGCATGCCGGCATGGTGCGCAAAGAAAGTCGACCTGGACTATCACGTCAAACTGTTGCCCCAGAGCGATCAGGCTGAAGTGCGCGTGAGTTTGTCCCAAGGCTCGGCGGTGCGCAGCCTGGACTTCGACCTGGACGGCGAGGGTGCCTACAGCGACTTCAAGGCCGACGGGCAGTGGTCGGTTACGGGCGGCCGTGGCGTGTGGCAACCGGGGACCGGCAAGGCCACTTTGAGCTACCGCGTACGCCTGAGTCTGGCGCGTAAACCGGGGATCTATGACACACGGATGACCCCGGGCTGGGCGTTGTTTCGCGGTGAAGACCTGGTGCCCTCTGCGCGCCTTGACCAACAGGACGGCGTCGAACTGGTCTCGCGCCTCGCGTTCGAGCTGCCAGTGGGTTGGAAAAGCGTCGAGACCGCCTGGCCGCGTATCGGCAAGAACAAGTTTCGCATCGACAATGTTTCGCGCCTGTTCGACCGGCCCACTGGCTGGATGCTCGCCGGCAATCTCGGCAGTCGCCGTGTGCGCCTGGGCGAGACCGAAGTCACCGTGGCGTCGCCCAAAGGCCAGGCCATGCGCCGCATGGATGTGTTGACGTTGCTGACGTTCGTCTGGCCGCAGGTGGAAGCCGCGTTCCCGCGCCATCCGGTCAAGCTGCTGGTGGTGGGCGCCAGCGACCCGATGCGCCGCGGGGCGTTCTCGGCGCGTGATTCGATCTACCTCAACAGTCGCACGCCGCTGGTCAGTGAGAACGGCAGCAGCCCGTTGATTCGTGAGGTGGTACAGGCGATTGGACGTTTCAGCGACCACGACACCAGTGACTGGATCAGCGAAGGGCTTGGGGAGTATTACGCCATTGAGCTGCTGCGCCGTGCTGGCGGGATCACCGATGAGCGGTATCAGGCCATACAGGCGCGCTTGACCCAGGACGGCAAGGCCGTCACCACGCTACGCGGCGAGCACGTTGGCGGCGCAACCGTTGCGCGGGCAGTGGTGGTATTGCAGGAGCTGGACCGCGAGATCCGTGTGAAAACCCATAACAAGCGCTCGCTGGATGACCTTGCGCAGGCGGTGATGCGGGCCAATAGCGTCACCACTGCGCAATTCGTGCAACTGGCTGAAAGCATCATTGGCGAGTCGTCGGTGGTGCTGGATTCAAAACTACTGCACTGACCTTCAAGGCATGCGCAAAGCCAAATGGGGGGAGGGTGCCTGGCCCTCCCGCATTTGGATCTGCAACAGACTGAAAGCGGGTGTCAGCCTGTGGTTTTCACAGCCTTCTCAGCCGCTACTTCGGCCTTGGTCTTCAGGTTCTTCAGCTGCGCCCCGGCACGCTCGATCTTCGTGCGCACGCTGTTCATCTCCTGGCGGCCCTGTTCCAACTTGTCCTTGAGCGAGCTGTGCCCGGTAAAACCACGCGCTAACGCCACACCGCCAATCGCCACCTGGATCAAACCGAAAATTCCGCCCCGGCGCAGGCCTTTGCCCACCATCATCACACCACCGGCCACCGAGCCGATACGTTCCCAGCCGTGTACGTTCTGTGCGGGTTGAGTCTGGAATGGCGTGTGTTCGATGATAGGTCGCACGTTTTCGCTGTCGCTCATGATCTGTCTCCAACAAGGGCAAGTGTAAGTAGCTGACTGTTTGCAGGTACCAGATGTTCCCGAAAGATCAGTACTTGGGGCCCGAGCGGGTGTTGTTGCCCTTGGCCAGGCGATCATAGAGCACCACGTTGACGGTGGCGGCGAGGTTCATGCAACCGGTGGTGGGGATGTACACCACGTCCTCACACCAGTCGCGGATCTCTTTGTCCAGCGAGCCGTCTTCGGGGCCGAAGATGTACAGCGCACGGTCAGGGTGGGTGTACTCCGGCAGCGGGCGGGCACCTTCCACCAGTTCCACGGCGACGGGGATGCAGCCCAGGGGCAGGATCTTTTTCAGGTCGTCGATGCCGATCAGTGGAATGTCGTGGTGGACTTTCTTGGTGTCGGTGATGAAGTCCCGGGCACGCTCATAGCGCACGCCGGTGTAGAACACCGAGGCCACGCCGTAGCAGCCGGCGGCACGCATGACCGAACCGACGTTTTCGGGGGATTTGGGGTTATACAGGCCGATGCAGCTGTAGCGTTTATTGCCCACGGGAGTGCCTTTAAAAAGGCAGCATTATAGCGGCAAGCTACAAGCTGCAAGTAAAAGCGCCATGGCTTTTTCTTGTAGCTCGCTGCTTGAAACTTGAAGCTGCGTAATTCAGCTGTCTTTCTTCAT
The genomic region above belongs to Pseudomonas sp. S35 and contains:
- a CDS encoding RNA methyltransferase, which codes for MGNKRYSCIGLYNPKSPENVGSVMRAAGCYGVASVFYTGVRYERARDFITDTKKVHHDIPLIGIDDLKKILPLGCIPVAVELVEGARPLPEYTHPDRALYIFGPEDGSLDKEIRDWCEDVVYIPTTGCMNLAATVNVVLYDRLAKGNNTRSGPKY
- a CDS encoding DUF2892 domain-containing protein; the protein is MSDSENVRPIIEHTPFQTQPAQNVHGWERIGSVAGGVMMVGKGLRRGGIFGLIQVAIGGVALARGFTGHSSLKDKLEQGRQEMNSVRTKIERAGAQLKNLKTKAEVAAEKAVKTTG